The genomic interval AATTagacataaaaatatatgttatGTGGTTGAGCAAGATCTGTTAGgcttatttttcttgtgtCTAGGGATCTCTGCTTGCTGAAATGAATCTGGACAAAAACTCAAAGCAATATATAACAATGATTTGGTGAATGCACGTTCCTTTCCTCCCCATCcccaaacaaaaaaagagatGGTAATTAATCAAAGGTCCAACTGATCACCACGTCTGTATTGTAAATATGCGGTTACGAATAATCCAACCAAATCAATAGGAATTAGACCTAAGACGATTCCAAATAATTCAGTCAAAGTAATAGGAATTAGACCTAAGACGATTCCAAATAGAAAAACTTCAatcatttcaatttatttgaaaggagaaaaagaaaggtaaTATCTATCCCTAAATAGTAATCTCTATTGCCCACGAATCTCaataactaataattgataattaacACGGTAAGGAACTATAGAATATATGGAATAGGACAGAAAGATttgtttttatgaattgttcgttcattcaattaattttcaaataagtcgTATCTTACTCAGACCAATAAATAGAGCTGAGGGTGTTCAAGAATCCTCCAACAAATCCCATTTTTCTAGCCATGTATATATTGAATTGAAACAACCCACAAACCCAAAAAGTAACACCTTTTAGATAtagaaataaagtaaatttatcaACCCAAGAAATTGGGTTAACAAAATCTTCATTATTTGCTGCAACAAATTGCAACTGTGATCATTGGGACAGGTTCTACCTTATAAAGTGGAGCAAAGTATATTATTTAGTTATTGGAAAGTGCCTGAAATCATGTAACAATGCTCAACcaatcaagaaagatatataattttcacTAGTTTAAGAGCCATCACTCATCCATAACATTTTGCTTTTACtcttttctatatatatattttaaatttataaattgatcaacataatttttcttttcttataaatcttattttattttttgaaatttgaatttaaaactctaaattaaaaataaaatcatttcagtATCAGATGAATGATGATTACATATATAACTCCTAAAACATACTCTTTCTCTACTAATTTTTTGTCACAATCCTATCATCATGTTCCAGCCAATTCATGCTTAACGGCCATCATGAGCAAGCTATCCTGATCAAGAGCGACAATAATCGACAAATCGCCGATCCCACGAGCCATGGCGAGCATGATCTCCCTCATTAGGGACTCAAACTCATTGCAATCAATCCTCCCGTCGCGATCCTCATCGAACCTCTCGAAAATCGTACTATAAAATCGATCGATATTCTCTTCGGTCTTCGATTCCAGTTCCATGGTAAAAATCCTACCTAGGCCTTCTTCGAGCTCGTCACGTGAAATCCCACCATCTCCATTGGAATCAAGCATCTTGAAGTACTCGTCCACACAATTTCCAAATGCTTCTTTTGCTTCAATGAATCCTGTCACCGTATTGCCATCAAGAACAGCTACACTCATCTTGGATAGTAACAGGTTAACGATACATAATCTCTCTGTCTATCtatctatttatttatctgCATATCTATctgtttatttatattttttttagtttaattttgttttacattttgTTCATTAGGTTATATAGCTAGTTTTATCactaaaattggaatttcCCAATGGTTGATAGGGCTTTAATAGAGGCTTCCTTCTAATTTTAGAATGTGACTTGCGGCATCCTCAATACCCAAAAACTCACGTCAATGTTctttggttgaccaaatttctcATGTGAAAATGTGTAATTAGTAAATTACTTTTACTCTCAATActtattaattacaaaaaaaattaatcttgtgattttaaaaaactaaattgaacaagatCATCTGataaatcattaataataCGAAGAATATGTacaataaattttcttaatttccaTAGATTAACACGGGTCTTGCTGATTGGTCTCATGGAGCAAGCCTCAAAGTTTGGGCTAAGCGCAATATTGGACTTCCCTTCTGCCTAAATTTTGGAAATaccttttttatatgttgggCCCATGATATTTAAGTATAGATTTGTATGATGATGAGAAGAATACCCTTAGCCAAATTCCAGTCATCTGATTTTTGTgccttaaatttttttttttattattgcatATCTTTTCCGAGATATATTGATGTACGATCTACCTGATAATGTTATGCCAAATGTTGCATACCCTCAAgatttaagtatttttatgtatgaaataaagaaaaatacatAATTTGATTATCTAAGAATGAAAATTGCTCTTTGTGATCATAAACTGCATGAAATGCAACGAAATCTTTTgtccttttattttcttcaagaaaaatcttATACCCTTCTTTTGG from Theobroma cacao cultivar B97-61/B2 chromosome 5, Criollo_cocoa_genome_V2, whole genome shotgun sequence carries:
- the LOC18600243 gene encoding guanylyl cyclase-activating protein 1; the protein is MSVAVLDGNTVTGFIEAKEAFGNCVDEYFKMLDSNGDGGISRDELEEGLGRIFTMELESKTEENIDRFYSTIFERFDEDRDGRIDCNEFESLMREIMLAMARGIGDLSIIVALDQDSLLMMAVKHELAGT